The genome window GTAAAACAGCCAGATGCCCACTGTCGCGGCAAAGAGGGTCGTCGGAAGGAATAGGAGAAGAACCGGTTCGAGGCCTCCAAAGGCAACCATGACCCCCAGGGAAAGGGCCACCGCGAGGTTCGTTCCCATCGCGCTGACCCAGTACTGCCAGCCGGCAGTCATCAGTCCGAGCGGCAAGCGGTTCTGGAAAAGGAACACCCAAGCCGGGCCTAGACCGAATAGGACGACGGGATGACGGTAAAGACGGTAACGCAGGCGGCCGAGAGGGGACTGCTCGCGATATTCTGCCGCCGTCATCGTGTAAACTTCGCCCGGTCCCCGTCGCTCGAGATTGCCAGCAGCTCCGTGGTGCACGGCGTGGATACGACGCCAGACGTCATAGGGCGTCACGGTGAGCACCCCGAGCGCGCGACCGACCCAGTCGCCAAGCGTCTTGTCGCGGAAGAGGGAGCCGTGACCGCAATCATGCTGGATTACAAAGATCCGCACGAGGAATGCACCATTGAGAATCGCGATCGCAAAAGCGAGCCAGTGGTTGATCGACAGCGCCCACCAGCCAAGAGCCCAGAGCAGGACGAATGGTCCCATTGTCAGGGCAATCTCTGCGAGACTGCGGCTGTCCGAAGGTTCGCGGTATTTTGCGAGTATCGGAACCCATCGCCGGGCTTCCCCAGTTGCATCGGTACGGTTGTGACTGGTCATGAAAATGGACTCCGATAAGGGCCTCGAGGCTGCTGGGCCCAAACGGCAACGGGAAAGACAGCCTGAGCCGCGCATCCTCAATCGTGCGAAGCTTAGGCTCGAGGAACTCTGTTACCCTGTATCAAGGGCGGGTCGATACCGCAGGAGATAACAACGGAGCAGCAAAATCGAAAGGGAACTGCCGACGATCAAGTCGAACCGCGTTCCAGCTCCGGCGAACGGATTGCCGACATTGACCTACTGCACAAGCACTCTCTGGGAAGTTTGGTTCAAAATTCTGAAATCCGCTGCTCCGAGGCGGCCATGTCGGCTCGGTGTAGGAAGCGAGAAGCACGGGGGGCCTATACCGCTGATCTAAGAGCCGATCGTATTTAGAACCTCCTGTTCAACATTTTAGACCGTTAAGTGGATCTAGACCGGATCAACTATATCTGTTTCGAACGGTAGCGGAGGCTGGACGTACCTGCTCTAGATACCCCCACGCTCCGCTTGGAGAGGAGGAGCAAACGGGAGGAGATCTTATCCATGTCTCGGCAGGTTGACATGCTGGTATCGCCGGGCCGATCGGCATCGGATGCGGTTCGGTTAATCGGGTGAACGGAGTTCGCCTGTTATCGATGGCGCAAAGCGTTCATGGGCTGAAGACCAGTGAAGTGAAGCGTTTGAGGGGCCTTGAGAAGGAGAACGCACGTCCGCGAAAGGCGGGTTCGGATCTGACGCCTGAGAATCTGAGCCTGCCGGGGGTGGGGAGGCCCACGGCCGATCGCCTTAGGAAGCTTCCAAGCTCCGCTCGCCAGCCAGTCCGGGCGCTACGGCTATCGCTGGATCGCGGCAATGTTGCGAGATACCGGTTGGGCATTGAGCGTGAAACGGATCGAGCGGACATGGCGGCAGGACGTCGGCGGATCAGGAAAGGCCGCTGTGGGGCGTTTCCCCGATGAAGCTGAAGTGCCTGCAAAACGCTATCTTGGCTGAACGAGGGGCCGTGCAAACGTTTTCGCTCCGAGCGGTCGAACCACGTCCCCCTTTTGGGGATCTTCGCTCGCGCAGGACTCCGCCGGGCTGCGGGATACTTCGACCTCGCTGAGAGCCGGAAGCGCAAGGGAAGGACGTTCTGAGTACTTACCGTCGTCGACGAATTCACCCGGAAGCGCGTGGTCATCAGGATCGACCGCAAGTTGAAACCGACTGACGTAATCGATGTCCTGACCCACCTGTTTATCCTGCAAGATGTGCCGGGTCATAATCGTTCGGACGATAGTCCGGAGTTCATCGCCAGGGCAGTTCGGGACTGGACTGGCGCAGTGGGGGTGAAAGCGGTGTTCGCCGATTCGGGCAGTCCGTGGGAGACTGGCGAATGCGGAGCTTCGACGCGAAATTCCATGAAGCGTTGCTCAATGACGGAACCGACTATTCCCTTGCCAAGGCCCTGTGGAAATCGACGCGCGGAAGGTCCATCGAAACGTCGCCCGGCCTCGCTTGTTGTTGGACTATCGACCACCAGCTCCGACGACAGAGCAATGATCTTTACGCGATGATAGACCTGCACAGTATCTATGTCATTATGTAGTCAATCATCTAACGAGATGTTTTAGCGGGGATCTCTCTAGAACATTTAGTGGCTATTCGGCGGTTTTGCCTGTTTAGTTCCATGCTTTGGGTTGATCCAGTGCCCTTTAAAGCAAGGATCAAGGGTCGTCTGTTCTCAGAGGTGCGACCCCCGCGTAGTTCAAGGCGGCACTTCGACGGGTCGTCGGCGTCCGTCTTTCGCAATCATACTAACCGCAAAAGATATGGATGATCTTTCGTTCAGTTCGAAATTTCTACCCCCGAGCGGCGCAAAGCGTGGG of Palleronia sp. LCG004 contains these proteins:
- a CDS encoding fatty acid desaturase, with protein sequence MTSHNRTDATGEARRWVPILAKYREPSDSRSLAEIALTMGPFVLLWALGWWALSINHWLAFAIAILNGAFLVRIFVIQHDCGHGSLFRDKTLGDWVGRALGVLTVTPYDVWRRIHAVHHGAAGNLERRGPGEVYTMTAAEYREQSPLGRLRYRLYRHPVVLFGLGPAWVFLFQNRLPLGLMTAGWQYWVSAMGTNLAVALSLGVMVAFGGLEPVLLLFLPTTLFAATVGIWLFYVQHQFEDTLYQHEPDWDLHEVALHGSSHYDLPAPLHWLTANIGLHHIHHLNSRIPFYRLPSVLRDHPDLDQSQRLTVFESLRSVRLKLWDEDRRRLVTLSDAFTASPSQSVSDPAAFS
- a CDS encoding IS3 family transposase, encoding MALGSFQAPLASQSGRYGYRWIAAMLRDTGWALSVKRIERTWRQDVGGSGKAAVGRFPDEAEVPAKRYLG